The following nucleotide sequence is from Paenibacillus odorifer.
AATGGAATATCCTATTTGGAATATTTGATTTTCAATAGTAACTTCACTGCTTGGGAAAGTGTATTCCAGTTCGAGGTCATAGCTGAGACCGATACCCGAAGTGGGATACAGCTTACACAGGGTCATTTGAATCTAGCTCCTCTTCTATTTGAAGCGGTGATAGCAGTTCTCCTTATAGCAGTCATCATCAAGCTCGTTAAAAAAAGAGTGGACGCCTAACCACATGGCGGAATAGTTTTTAGAACGGAGGCAGAGCGATTTAGCTTTGTCTTCGTTTTTGTGCAAAAAAAAGACGTCCTTCTAAGTGAAGGGCATCTGTTATGGTAAGTTCTACAGACCTTCAACCCGAAGGGTGGCGGTCCATGTCTCAAGCTCTCTTATTAGGTGGTCTTCCTCATTTTCGTCCAAGCGGAATTTAACTCCATATTGATATTGGCCAAGTCCAAACATCCAACCCCAACGGGCGCTGCATAAGAGCTGAAGCTTCTCTTCATTTAATCGAAGATGAATAATAAGCCTGGTATCTCTTGCCGTGAATCGAAGATTCAAAGGGGTGCGTACTTTACAACCCGAACGGCTAAGATCGAGTAATACAGCCTCTGTTAACTTTCCAGCACCTGGACCGGAATTGTTAAGCGGAACTTCAATCCAGCATTCAAGCGGATGGTTCATAACATAACGGAATGGTTCTTTCCTGCTGGACACATCCATAATTTACCTCCCCATTGTTTATTTGCTATTATATCGAAAGGGAATGTTGAGAACAATCTACTAAAGTGCTATTTTTAATTAAGAATTAATTTTTTTAATACTGATGAAGGTGATGAGACTTATATGTACCAATACCTTAATGAAACGTTCCGTAATCACAATTTTGACCAAGGAAGCTTGCAGGATGGTGAGTTAAATAACTGCACATTCGAGCAATGCTCCTTCAAAGGCACTTCTATGGAAGAGATGAACTCTATTGGCTGTCGATTTATTGATTGTGATTTTACAGGAGCCATGCTTAATGCGTCTCACCATAAAGGTTCAGCTTTTACCAATTGTAAATTTACGGGAGCGAACCTGTTTGTATCTAAATTTGAAGATTGCAAGATGGTAGGATCGGATTTCTCAAACGCTTATTTGGACGGAATCTCGCTGCTTGGAGGGGACTGGTCGTACACGAACCTTAGACATACCAATCTAAGCAGACAGGATCTGCGGGGGATTCGATTTACAGAAGCGGATTTAATGGGCTGTAATTTGCAAAAAAGTGACTTGCGTGGAGCGGATTTGAGCCGTGTACAATTGTCTCAATGCAAGCTTAAGGGAGCGGATATGCGGGAAGCGATTGTTGAAGGCATTGATTTAAAGAGTCTGGATCTACAGGGAGTGCGGATGGATATGGAACAGGCGGTACTCTTGGCACGTTCATTTGGGGCAAAAGTAGGGAATTAGTAAATAGGGGCATCAGTTGCTAGTACTTTAGCGATGGGTGCTCTTTTTAATTGAATTTGAAGGATTTCATCAGGAAAGATGCCTAAAGACCTCCGCTAGCAAACCAATGCTTAGAGCGGAGGTGGTGGCAAACGCAGATTATTATAATTAACTCACTGCTGAACCTATGTATTATTGCATATGAAATATTATGCGTTAACGTAACCGTTTTCTGGGTTTTGCCCACCATTTGATCCATAAGAATCCATCATCATCACGAAAAAACTTTATACCTACCCAGCGTAAGGGTGTCCATACTTCTTTAAAATAATATGAAGGCATAGTCTGTTAGACCCTCCTATATAGTAAATTATTACTATATATTACGCTAATTCTACGGGATTCACAAGCTAGATTTACTAAT
It contains:
- a CDS encoding PilZ domain-containing protein; amino-acid sequence: MDVSSRKEPFRYVMNHPLECWIEVPLNNSGPGAGKLTEAVLLDLSRSGCKVRTPLNLRFTARDTRLIIHLRLNEEKLQLLCSARWGWMFGLGQYQYGVKFRLDENEEDHLIRELETWTATLRVEGL
- a CDS encoding pentapeptide repeat-containing protein, which gives rise to MYQYLNETFRNHNFDQGSLQDGELNNCTFEQCSFKGTSMEEMNSIGCRFIDCDFTGAMLNASHHKGSAFTNCKFTGANLFVSKFEDCKMVGSDFSNAYLDGISLLGGDWSYTNLRHTNLSRQDLRGIRFTEADLMGCNLQKSDLRGADLSRVQLSQCKLKGADMREAIVEGIDLKSLDLQGVRMDMEQAVLLARSFGAKVGN